Proteins from a single region of Crassaminicella profunda:
- a CDS encoding ornithine aminomutase subunit alpha produces MKGYLKREDDFQDRRKHLANLSDEELKTRFWQLAEKAVEPLLELAKKNTSPSIERSILLRMGFSSLEAKPLVQGAIDQGLIAKGVGHIVYRISKEKNIPLRQAGLEMIDGKHWDDAVAIFKGGVE; encoded by the coding sequence TTGAAAGGATATTTAAAGAGAGAAGATGATTTTCAAGATAGAAGAAAACATTTAGCCAATCTTTCTGATGAGGAATTAAAGACAAGATTTTGGCAATTAGCAGAAAAAGCTGTAGAACCATTATTAGAACTTGCTAAAAAGAATACATCACCATCAATAGAGCGTTCAATACTCTTAAGAATGGGTTTTTCAAGCTTAGAAGCAAAACCATTAGTACAAGGAGCAATAGACCAAGGTCTTATTGCAAAAGGCGTAGGACATATTGTATATAGGATTTCTAAAGAGAAAAATATCCCTCTTAGACAAGCTGGTCTTGAAATGATTGATGGAAAGCATTGGGATGATGCTGTAGCAATCTTTAAAGGAGGGGTAGAATAA